In the Caballeronia sp. LZ062 genome, one interval contains:
- the iscA gene encoding iron-sulfur cluster assembly protein IscA: MAITLTEKAAQHVQKYLTRRGKGVGLRLGVRTTGCSGLAYKLEYVDELAPEDMVFESAGVKIVIDPKSLAYLDGTELDFAREGLNEGFRFNNPNAKDECGCGESFRV, encoded by the coding sequence ATGGCAATCACGTTGACGGAGAAGGCGGCACAACACGTGCAGAAGTATTTGACGCGGCGCGGCAAGGGCGTGGGCCTGCGTCTGGGTGTCCGTACGACCGGCTGCTCGGGTCTGGCCTACAAGCTCGAATATGTCGACGAACTGGCGCCTGAGGACATGGTGTTCGAATCGGCGGGCGTGAAAATCGTCATCGATCCGAAAAGCCTCGCGTATCTGGACGGCACCGAACTCGACTTCGCGCGCGAAGGGCTGAACGAAGGCTTCCGCTTCAACAACCCGAACGCGAAAGACGAATGCGGCTGCGGCGAATCGTTCCGCGTATGA
- the iscU gene encoding Fe-S cluster assembly scaffold IscU, whose product MAYSDKVLDHYENPRNVGSFAKDDDAVGTGMVGAPACGDVMKLQIRVGADGVIEDAKFKTYGCGSAIASSSLVTEWVKGRTLDEALSIKNTQIAEELALPPVKIHCSILAEDAIKAAVADYKQRHGAAAPQAEEAQAKQHAA is encoded by the coding sequence ATGGCTTATAGCGACAAGGTTCTGGACCACTACGAAAACCCGCGTAACGTCGGCTCGTTCGCGAAGGACGACGACGCTGTCGGCACCGGTATGGTCGGCGCGCCCGCATGCGGCGACGTGATGAAGCTGCAGATTCGCGTCGGCGCGGACGGCGTCATCGAGGACGCGAAGTTCAAGACGTACGGCTGCGGTTCGGCCATCGCGTCGAGCTCGCTCGTCACCGAATGGGTGAAGGGCCGCACGCTCGACGAGGCGCTGTCGATCAAGAACACGCAGATCGCCGAAGAACTGGCACTGCCGCCGGTGAAGATTCACTGCTCGATTCTCGCGGAAGACGCGATCAAGGCAGCGGTCGCCGACTACAAGCAGCGTCACGGCGCGGCTGCCCCGCAAGCCGAAGAGGCTCAGGCGAAGCAGCACGCAGCGTAA